In Pseudomonas rhizosphaerae, one DNA window encodes the following:
- the pabB gene encoding aminodeoxychorismate synthase component I → MKILIVDNFDSFTNNIAQYLYEASGEHPTVLPNTVTFECLELDKYDAVVLSPGPGHPAREADFGICRQVLARSKLPILGVCLGHQGINCFYGGTVDHAPKPVHGYRARISHSGTDLFEGVPQYFEAVRYHSLVCTDIPSCLEVTASSACGLVMGIAHRDLPIWGVQFHPESIESEYGIKIFRNFVQMAKTYAIDCEDSEGSTVQAAIQKVGGPAHLFVTFERLAQRVSCAELFTANFPDNKPVFWLDCELSSNSQSHYSLMGNCGADCALIFSYDVKNRVLSIHGPAGSTTVTGDFFSLMEKFTNLLTVETPRQLPFPFKGGLVGYLGYELKALVGTSNSHESELPDAIFYLPQNILVIDHAEEVSYSCHLWGRDPVVLASNPTTPLNKLKYSPGPVEESKLSLADSSVAYMAKVNECLQQIINGESYEICLTNRAQVKCKVSPISCYLRMRRISPVPYGAYINTGAFWILSASPETFLTIQPSGRITSRPIKGTRPRGQTPETDAMQKQSLASSAKDRAENLMIVDLVRHDLNSVCVPGSVRVPQAFDIMSYSSVHQLVSTVEGRLRMGVTPFAAIKACFPGGSMTGAPKLRTMEIIDQLETSARGIYSGALGWIGLDGYTDLSIVIRTAVIKDGIACFGIGGAIVADSVPCDEMEETLVKASVPFYSITGQE, encoded by the coding sequence CGGATTTCGGCATCTGCCGTCAAGTATTGGCTCGCAGCAAATTACCGATACTAGGCGTATGTCTTGGTCATCAGGGAATCAATTGCTTCTATGGCGGAACGGTTGATCATGCGCCGAAGCCTGTACATGGTTACCGAGCGCGTATTAGCCACTCGGGCACAGACCTCTTTGAAGGTGTTCCCCAGTACTTTGAAGCAGTTCGATATCATTCATTGGTCTGCACTGATATACCATCCTGTCTTGAGGTCACGGCAAGTTCAGCATGTGGGTTAGTGATGGGGATTGCCCATCGTGATCTGCCGATCTGGGGAGTGCAGTTTCACCCCGAGTCAATTGAATCAGAATATGGTATTAAGATATTTAGAAACTTTGTTCAGATGGCAAAAACATATGCCATAGACTGTGAGGACTCCGAAGGAAGTACCGTTCAAGCCGCAATTCAGAAGGTTGGCGGCCCTGCGCACTTGTTCGTCACTTTCGAGCGTCTAGCGCAGAGAGTATCTTGTGCGGAGCTTTTTACCGCTAATTTTCCTGACAATAAACCGGTGTTTTGGCTTGACTGTGAATTATCTAGTAACTCGCAATCGCACTACTCGTTGATGGGTAACTGTGGTGCTGATTGTGCTTTGATTTTCAGTTATGATGTCAAAAACAGAGTTCTATCCATCCATGGCCCTGCAGGATCCACGACAGTCACAGGTGATTTCTTCAGCTTGATGGAGAAGTTTACCAATTTGCTTACGGTCGAAACGCCACGCCAACTTCCTTTTCCTTTCAAAGGCGGGCTGGTTGGCTACCTCGGCTATGAACTAAAAGCTTTGGTCGGTACAAGCAACTCACATGAGTCGGAATTGCCAGATGCCATATTCTATCTTCCTCAGAATATTCTTGTGATTGATCATGCTGAAGAAGTTTCTTACTCATGCCATCTATGGGGACGAGATCCTGTAGTGCTTGCTTCTAATCCAACGACCCCGTTGAATAAGTTAAAGTACTCACCAGGGCCCGTTGAAGAATCTAAGCTTTCATTGGCAGATAGTTCAGTCGCGTATATGGCAAAGGTTAATGAGTGTCTTCAGCAAATAATCAATGGAGAGTCATATGAGATCTGTCTTACCAATCGAGCCCAGGTTAAGTGTAAAGTGTCTCCCATCAGCTGTTATTTACGAATGCGGCGTATCAGTCCGGTTCCATATGGCGCTTACATTAATACCGGCGCGTTCTGGATTTTGAGCGCATCACCTGAGACGTTTCTCACCATTCAGCCTTCTGGCCGTATTACCTCAAGACCTATTAAGGGGACTCGGCCTAGAGGTCAAACGCCCGAGACAGACGCCATGCAAAAACAAAGCCTTGCTTCCTCGGCTAAAGATCGCGCAGAAAATCTGATGATCGTTGACCTTGTGCGCCACGATTTAAATAGCGTTTGCGTGCCTGGCTCCGTCAGGGTTCCCCAGGCCTTCGATATCATGAGCTACTCCTCCGTTCATCAACTGGTTTCCACTGTAGAGGGGAGGCTGCGCATGGGGGTTACACCCTTCGCAGCAATCAAAGCATGTTTTCCAGGTGGTTCAATGACGGGCGCGCCAAAGCTCCGTACCATGGAGATTATCGACCAGCTTGAGACGTCCGCGAGAGGTATCTACTCTGGAGCTCTGGGTTGGATAGGACTGGACGGTTATACGGATCTAAGCATTGTCATTCGGACCGCGGTGATTAAGGATGGAATTGCTTGCTTTGGGATTGGTGGTGCTATCGTCGCAGACTCTGTTCCTTGCGACGAAATGGAGGAAACGTTAGTCAAGGCGAGTGTGCCTTTCTATAGCATCACAGGGCAGGAGTAA
- a CDS encoding prephenate dehydrogenase dimerization domain-containing protein has product MNNVLILGGAGRVGQFMAKILEPHTRAITIVDLVAPPPQYRHYLLSALDVVEHRSDILQENTTIVFALAEDLAIATLESLSRKHSPVEVIINTCSIQEAFHAKTAVLFPSVVSVGVNFMFSPDLDCRGRSVAVCEYRQSKAGELLETILSHNEMEVAKVAPAEHDALMAVCQSLPHAAILAFALALQRSGFDIETLNALSPPPMKAMLSMVARVLRNSPETYWDIQKNNPGAQQQRDRMISSLALLTNLSLENSSDHFSDELCEVRKYLGKHLQIYTDASAQFFDVLSRNRITS; this is encoded by the coding sequence TTGAATAATGTTTTGATATTGGGCGGCGCGGGAAGGGTGGGGCAATTCATGGCTAAGATTTTAGAGCCTCACACCCGCGCTATAACTATAGTCGATCTTGTAGCGCCACCGCCGCAGTATCGCCACTACCTGCTGAGCGCGCTGGACGTGGTTGAACATAGATCGGATATATTGCAGGAAAACACCACAATTGTTTTTGCATTGGCTGAGGACTTGGCGATCGCAACACTCGAAAGTCTTTCCCGAAAACATTCTCCAGTCGAAGTCATCATAAATACCTGCTCAATTCAAGAGGCATTTCATGCGAAGACCGCGGTGTTATTTCCAAGCGTAGTTTCAGTAGGAGTAAATTTTATGTTCTCCCCAGATCTTGACTGCCGTGGTCGGAGTGTAGCGGTGTGCGAGTACCGTCAGAGCAAGGCAGGAGAGTTGCTTGAGACAATACTTTCGCACAATGAAATGGAGGTTGCCAAGGTGGCGCCTGCTGAGCATGACGCACTAATGGCTGTATGCCAAAGCCTGCCTCATGCTGCGATTCTAGCCTTTGCTTTAGCACTGCAGCGATCAGGATTTGACATAGAAACATTGAACGCTCTGTCCCCTCCGCCTATGAAAGCTATGTTGAGTATGGTTGCTAGGGTTCTCCGCAATTCGCCTGAGACGTATTGGGATATCCAAAAAAATAACCCTGGTGCTCAGCAGCAGCGTGATCGGATGATTTCAAGCCTAGCGCTGCTCACTAATTTAAGTCTAGAAAATAGCAGTGACCATTTTTCCGATGAGTTGTGTGAAGTGCGAAAGTATCTGGGTAAGCATCTCCAGATCTACACTGACGCTAGCGCGCAGTTTTTCGATGTTCTTAGTCGTAATCGGATCACCAGTTGA
- a CDS encoding SMP-30/gluconolactonase/LRE family protein — protein MTKNPLKRVSITALAAAILALTANAGQAETIDRSVVPIGSIQEVAAFSGPGPSGIVVTLEGRTFVGFPRHADDHAGMTLGELVDGKLVPYPSADVSLPSGLSDAKRLVSLHGMTLDKRGRLWLIDDGKRAGKPGIPAGAAKVVGIDLSSNSIVTSIELKDALRQDSHMNDLRIDLTHGSQGTAYVADSSFGDDPALVVVDLATGKQRRVLAGHPSIVAQKDFVTQLDGVPMRYDGKNTAFPHGGVDGLALTPDSSRLFYSPLTSRHLWSLPTAALSDFGLDDRQLAAQIKDEGEKVMVDGMDMDAQGRLYMTDAEHHQVLRRWPDGRLDVVVRDPRLVWPDGVFVTADSVYVTLGQWSRMGKGLDTRQPPYLLVKAPIEATPQFDAAQ, from the coding sequence ATGACCAAAAACCCATTGAAGCGAGTCTCGATCACCGCACTGGCGGCCGCGATTTTGGCTTTGACAGCGAATGCAGGCCAGGCCGAGACCATTGATCGCAGCGTGGTTCCCATTGGTTCGATCCAGGAGGTGGCGGCGTTCAGCGGCCCAGGGCCGTCGGGCATTGTGGTTACTCTGGAAGGGCGCACCTTTGTCGGCTTTCCGCGTCATGCCGATGATCACGCCGGCATGACGCTGGGCGAGTTGGTCGACGGCAAGCTGGTTCCCTATCCCTCCGCCGATGTGAGCCTGCCTTCTGGGCTATCTGACGCCAAGCGTCTTGTCTCCCTGCATGGCATGACCTTGGACAAGCGTGGGCGCCTCTGGTTGATCGACGATGGCAAGCGCGCCGGCAAGCCGGGCATTCCGGCGGGGGCGGCGAAGGTGGTGGGTATCGACCTGAGCAGCAACAGCATCGTGACGTCCATCGAGCTTAAGGATGCCCTGCGTCAGGACAGCCACATGAATGACCTGCGCATCGATCTGACCCACGGCAGCCAAGGCACCGCTTATGTCGCCGACTCATCCTTCGGCGACGACCCGGCTTTGGTGGTGGTGGATCTGGCCACGGGGAAACAGCGTCGTGTGCTTGCCGGTCATCCTTCCATCGTGGCGCAGAAGGATTTCGTCACTCAGCTCGACGGTGTGCCCATGCGCTACGACGGCAAGAACACCGCATTCCCTCACGGTGGCGTCGATGGTCTGGCGCTGACGCCCGATAGTTCGCGTCTGTTCTACTCGCCGCTCACCAGCCGACACCTGTGGAGTCTGCCGACCGCGGCACTTTCCGACTTCGGCCTCGATGATCGACAACTGGCTGCCCAGATCAAGGATGAAGGCGAGAAGGTGATGGTCGACGGGATGGACATGGACGCTCAGGGCCGTCTGTACATGACCGATGCCGAGCATCATCAGGTGCTGCGCCGCTGGCCGGATGGCCGCCTCGACGTGGTCGTGCGCGACCCGCGACTGGTGTGGCCGGACGGCGTATTCGTGACCGCCGATTCGGTGTACGTGACGTTGGGGCAGTGGAGCCGGATGGGCAAGGGGTTGGACACCCGGCAGCCGCCGTATCTGTTGGTAAAGGCGCCTATCGAGGCCACCCCGCAGTTCGACGCCGCGCAATGA
- a CDS encoding gamma-glutamyltransferase family protein, protein MIATSSHAVICTPHAQASAAGMQILDAGGMAIDAMLAASAMLAVVFPHMTGLGGDALWMIHDTKVRTIVGIGQAGQRLPDGGVIGLRGPSSVATTAGALASWQTAATISRQEWGSRLGWADLLQDAASVAEAGTPVSQSQLFWQTLRQPLIEQLPDLHGVCKTDGRWLRAGDTLRQPALANTLRHLARYGVEDFYQGELAHAFGAAFDRLGCGLTQADLAATRAPLVAPVSVPYRQGRLYNVAPPCQGLYTLQAMAALQHKPLAQVGNGSALYYHYLVEAIKQGLLRRNAQLCDPLSTAWDFAASLDERHVQGYADAIDDQRAAPWNEPGRPADTVWMAATDAQGRTACLIQSLFHDFGSGCILGDTGVLWQNRAAGFNASPEHVNGWAPGKRPAHTLNPSCYLADDGRRWFFGTQGGDGQPQTQMVLATQLIDYQQPIDQALGFPRFLLGRSFFDSTDNLKLEGDMSAASIEGLAALGHGVEIIPAQSPMTGHAGIIAIDAQGRRSAMHDPRGEGTALGQAD, encoded by the coding sequence ATGATCGCTACCTCTTCTCACGCCGTGATCTGCACGCCTCACGCCCAAGCCAGTGCCGCAGGGATGCAGATCCTCGATGCGGGTGGCATGGCCATTGATGCCATGCTGGCAGCCAGTGCCATGCTTGCCGTGGTCTTCCCGCACATGACTGGCCTGGGCGGGGATGCCCTCTGGATGATCCACGACACCAAGGTCCGCACCATCGTGGGGATCGGGCAGGCCGGGCAGCGGTTGCCCGACGGCGGAGTCATCGGTTTGAGAGGTCCATCGTCGGTCGCCACCACGGCGGGTGCGCTGGCGAGTTGGCAGACGGCGGCGACTATCAGCAGGCAGGAGTGGGGCTCCCGTTTGGGTTGGGCCGACCTGTTGCAGGACGCCGCGAGCGTTGCGGAGGCGGGCACGCCCGTTTCACAGTCCCAGCTGTTTTGGCAGACACTGCGGCAGCCACTCATCGAGCAGTTGCCGGACCTGCACGGTGTCTGCAAAACCGATGGGCGATGGTTGCGCGCAGGCGATACGCTGCGCCAGCCGGCGCTTGCCAACACCCTGCGGCATCTGGCCAGGTACGGGGTCGAGGATTTCTATCAGGGCGAGTTGGCTCACGCGTTCGGGGCGGCGTTCGATCGGCTCGGTTGTGGCTTGACCCAGGCCGATCTGGCGGCCACGCGTGCACCGCTGGTGGCCCCTGTTTCGGTGCCTTACCGGCAGGGCCGACTCTACAACGTCGCACCGCCGTGCCAGGGTCTTTACACCCTGCAAGCCATGGCCGCGCTGCAGCACAAACCACTCGCGCAGGTCGGCAATGGCAGCGCGCTGTACTACCACTACCTGGTCGAAGCCATCAAGCAAGGTCTACTGCGCCGTAACGCGCAGTTGTGCGATCCGCTGAGCACCGCGTGGGATTTCGCCGCCAGTCTCGATGAACGGCACGTTCAAGGGTATGCCGATGCCATCGACGACCAGCGTGCAGCGCCGTGGAACGAGCCGGGACGTCCTGCCGATACGGTCTGGATGGCTGCAACCGATGCCCAGGGCCGGACGGCCTGCCTCATCCAGAGCCTGTTTCACGACTTCGGCTCGGGCTGTATTCTGGGCGACACCGGGGTGCTGTGGCAGAACCGTGCTGCGGGTTTCAACGCCAGCCCCGAACACGTCAATGGCTGGGCCCCCGGCAAGCGTCCCGCGCACACGCTCAACCCATCCTGTTACCTGGCCGACGATGGCCGCCGCTGGTTCTTCGGCACTCAGGGAGGCGATGGTCAACCGCAGACGCAGATGGTCCTGGCGACGCAGCTCATCGACTATCAGCAGCCTATCGATCAGGCCTTGGGCTTCCCCCGCTTTTTGCTGGGCCGCAGTTTTTTCGACAGCACCGACAACCTCAAACTCGAAGGCGACATGAGCGCCGCGAGCATCGAAGGCCTGGCGGCGCTGGGTCATGGGGTGGAAATCATACCGGCGCAGAGCCCGATGACGGGCCATGCCGGTATCATCGCCATTGATGCCCAGGGGCGGCGCAGTGCCATGCATGATCCGCGAGGCGAGGGTACGGCACTTGGTCAGGCAGACTAA
- a CDS encoding GntR family transcriptional regulator, which translates to MGLSTVTAKQLEVQRIVDALFKAIAHHRLPPGTRLVEAHIVETLQANRNHVQVALQRLAMQKVVTIEANRGAMVAQPTAKEARDIFSARRAIERAIVEAITPAVMRKHRQRIASHMNNERKATSDTDRRAIVRELSEFHLMLGEISGNVVLSDILGNLMVRSSLIVALYQRNDVPSCASDEHQQIITALEQGDNAGAVRVMLEHLDELEGQLALEERALEEFNLKQALNG; encoded by the coding sequence ATGGGGTTGAGTACCGTCACTGCCAAACAGCTTGAGGTGCAGCGTATCGTCGATGCGCTGTTCAAGGCTATTGCCCACCATCGCCTGCCGCCCGGCACTCGGTTGGTCGAAGCCCACATCGTCGAAACCCTGCAGGCCAACCGCAACCATGTGCAAGTCGCCCTGCAGCGGTTGGCGATGCAGAAAGTAGTGACCATCGAAGCCAATCGGGGCGCCATGGTGGCCCAGCCCACAGCCAAGGAGGCGCGGGATATCTTCAGCGCCCGTCGCGCCATCGAACGGGCGATCGTCGAGGCCATTACCCCGGCCGTGATGCGTAAGCACCGCCAGCGCATTGCCAGCCATATGAACAACGAGCGCAAAGCCACCAGCGATACCGATCGACGCGCCATCGTTCGCGAGCTGAGCGAATTCCATCTCATGCTCGGCGAAATCAGTGGAAACGTCGTGCTCAGCGATATTCTGGGCAATCTGATGGTGCGCAGCTCATTGATCGTGGCGCTTTACCAGCGTAACGATGTGCCTTCATGCGCGTCGGACGAACATCAGCAGATCATCACCGCGCTAGAGCAGGGCGATAACGCAGGGGCCGTACGGGTCATGCTGGAACACCTGGACGAACTTGAAGGGCAGTTGGCCCTGGAAGAGCGAGCCTTGGAGGAGTTCAACCTCAAGCAGGCGCTGAATGGCTGA